The uncultured Methanomethylovorans sp. genome contains a region encoding:
- a CDS encoding UvrD-helicase domain-containing protein, which yields MPLRVMQPDISGLEPGETKLLNKLRALYSTTDYDAHLDVQPIIDSLIPDFILIDPYKGVCIIEVKDWSLSFLENITPTTVTDINGQERYNPVYRARQYFNALKDLLHKEPYLLNEEKQLRFRLYSKVVFSNMNSSELEALKEVLCQPVTDCISSDQLASLSIETFFGHDSIFLDKNTISVVRGKIFPEIQVKKIQTEIWQYNKIKSADNKIVATLDYEQEKFARRIPEGHYMITGVPGSGKTVILIARAIHLLRENPNWKVLILTYNKSLNKRIKSQIESKREDLCYMGINYENLEISTFNSLAERIAEVGFVPNRDKDFYDMIPYLAFDKAQPLYDAVLIDEYQDFFDIWFKLCLKICKKHTDKNGNLTENIFLAGDRLQSIYNPKEHNWKNLGINIVGRSKLLKMSYRSGSSHIDMALNYLMLSDELRKEVEKFYEGRDGICQNFDSDNTVTFFNGYYKEINNTLLELLNSGYNPEDIIVLGPSNNGNNYLYQHLDESIKQIAEVSKDIDKNKLIITTYHSSKGLENKVCILLNIDRLDNKKLVYVGLTRASEKLYIHSKEPGDVFEELRSCYERR from the coding sequence ATGCCGTTAAGAGTAATGCAGCCCGACATTTCGGGATTAGAGCCAGGAGAAACTAAACTTCTCAACAAGCTAAGAGCTCTCTACTCAACTACCGACTACGATGCTCATCTGGACGTTCAACCCATAATCGATTCATTAATCCCAGATTTCATTTTGATAGATCCGTATAAGGGAGTCTGCATAATAGAAGTAAAGGATTGGTCACTTTCTTTTCTCGAAAACATAACCCCAACCACAGTAACAGACATTAATGGACAGGAACGTTACAATCCTGTTTATCGAGCACGACAGTATTTTAATGCCCTCAAGGACCTTCTTCACAAAGAGCCATACTTACTCAATGAAGAAAAGCAACTTAGATTCAGGCTTTATTCAAAAGTCGTTTTTTCCAACATGAATTCATCGGAGCTTGAAGCTTTAAAAGAAGTCCTGTGCCAACCAGTAACAGATTGTATCAGTTCGGACCAATTAGCTTCACTCTCTATTGAGACTTTTTTTGGTCACGATTCCATCTTCCTGGATAAAAACACAATCTCAGTAGTTCGTGGGAAAATATTCCCTGAGATCCAGGTTAAGAAAATCCAGACAGAAATCTGGCAGTATAACAAGATTAAATCAGCAGATAACAAGATAGTTGCTACATTGGATTACGAGCAGGAAAAGTTTGCACGACGTATTCCTGAAGGACATTACATGATTACAGGAGTTCCAGGCAGCGGTAAAACAGTAATACTCATTGCAAGGGCTATTCATTTGTTAAGAGAAAATCCAAATTGGAAAGTACTTATTTTAACGTACAATAAATCTCTGAATAAAAGAATCAAAAGTCAAATCGAATCCAAACGTGAAGACCTTTGTTATATGGGTATTAACTATGAAAATCTTGAGATCTCAACATTTAACAGTTTAGCTGAGAGGATTGCAGAGGTTGGATTTGTTCCAAATAGAGATAAGGATTTTTATGACATGATTCCTTATCTGGCATTTGATAAAGCACAACCCCTCTATGATGCTGTTTTGATAGATGAATACCAAGATTTCTTTGATATTTGGTTTAAACTCTGTCTTAAAATATGTAAAAAACACACAGATAAGAACGGAAACTTAACTGAAAACATTTTTCTTGCCGGCGACAGATTGCAGAGTATATATAATCCGAAAGAACACAATTGGAAGAATCTCGGTATCAATATTGTCGGGCGCTCGAAGCTATTGAAAATGTCATATCGTTCAGGTAGTTCACATATAGATATGGCATTGAATTATCTAATGCTCTCCGATGAATTACGTAAGGAAGTTGAAAAGTTTTATGAAGGACGGGATGGGATTTGTCAGAACTTCGATTCGGACAACACAGTCACTTTTTTCAATGGATATTATAAAGAGATAAACAATACTCTTTTGGAACTTCTCAATAGCGGTTACAATCCTGAAGATATTATAGTCCTTGGTCCTTCAAACAACGGTAATAACTACTTGTATCAACACTTGGATGAGTCCATCAAACAGATAGCTGAAGTCTCCAAGGATATTGACAAGAACAAGCTCATCATAACAACGTATCATTCTTCTAAAGGCCTGGAAAACAAAGTTTGCATTTTACTGAACATCGATAGGTTGGACAATAAAAAACTTGTCTACGTTGGTCTTACGAGAGCTTCAGAGAAATTGTATATCCATTCTAAAGAGCCAGGAGACGTATTCGAAGAACTAAGGTCATGTTATGAGCGTAGATGA